AACGGCGCTGGGCCAGGCCCGTCGCATGGTCGGGGAAGGGGCCGGGATCATCGATGTCGGCGGAGAATCGACGCGCCCCGGTTTCGCCGCGATATCGGCCAGCGAGGAACAGGCGCGTATCCTGCCCGTGATCGAGGCTTTGGCGCTCTCCGGCGAGGTGCTGATTTCGGTCGACACCTATCGTGCAGAAACCGCGCGGCTTGCGGTGGTCGCCGGCGCGCATATCGTCAACGATGTCTGGGGTCTGCAGCGCGAGCCCGACATTGCGCGTGTCGCGGCCGAAACCGGCGCCGGGCTGATTATCATGCATACCGGGCGGGATCGCGAGAAGCTGCCCGACGTGATCGCCGACCAGTTTGTATTCCTGGAAAAATCACTGGAGATCGCCCGCGAGGACGGTGTGGCCGACGACCATATCGTGCTCGATCCCGGCTTTGGCTTCGCCAAGGAGACGGCCGAGGAAAACCTCGACCTGATGGCGCGGTTCTCCGAACTCCACGCGCTCGGCTTGCCGTTGATGGTCGGCACCTCGCGAAAACGCTTCATCGGCACCGTCACCGGCCGCGATGCAGCCGACCGCGCTGTCGGGACGGCGGCGACCAGCGTCATTCTCAGGCTCAAGGGCGCGCATCTGTTTCGCGTCCATGATGTCGCAATCAACGTGGACGCGCTGGCGGTGGCGGATGCTATGCTGGCGCGTGACACCGCCGCATCGGCCCGAAAATCGGAATAGATTTGCGGCAAGCACGATGCGTAGATTCAAAAGTGTTAGAGCGTACTTGTGCCTCCAGGTGGACGCACCTCGCCCTAACAGACCAGGACGCTGAGCCATGTATGTCATCCGCCTGAAGAACTGCGCTTTCTTTGCCCGGCATGGCGTGCTGGACGAGGAAGAGACGCTCGGCCAGCGTTTCTATGTCGACGCGGTGCTCTCGGTCGAACCCGGGCGCGCGCTTGTCGACGACGCCATCGGCGAAACGGTCAATTACGGCATCGCCTTCGCGGTGATCGAGAAGATCATCACCGGTGAGCGGCGTTTTCTGATCGAGGCCCTGGCAATGGAGGTGGCAAAGGCGCTGACCGAGCGGTTTCCCCAGATCAGGAAGGCCGAAATCACCGTGCGCAAGCCAAACGCGCCGGTGCCCGGCGTGCTCGATTACGTCGAGGTGACCGTTGTCTGGCCCGAGTAACACCGTCTACCTCAGCCTTGGCGGCAATCTGGGGGACCCGGCGGCCTCGATGGCCGCGGCGCTGCGTATTCTCGACGCCGATGCGGAGACGCGCGTCACCGCCGTCTCCTCGCTCTACCGCACGCCGCCCTGGGGCAAGCTCGACCAGCCGGATTTTCTCAACGCGGCCGCCGAACTGTCGACGCGGCTCTCGCCGCGGGCGTTGCTGGATCTCTGTCTCGATGCCGAGCGCAGACTGAAGCGCGTGCGCGAAGAGCGCTGGGGGCCCCGGCTGATCGATATCGACATTCTGGTGTTCGGCGACCGCGTCATCCACGAAACCGGGCTGGAAGTGCCGCATCCGCGCATGCTGGAGCGCGCCTTCGTGCTGGCGCCGCTGGTCGAGATCGCGCCGGATCTTGCCGTGGGTGGGCGAGGTGTGTCGGAGCGCCTGGACGCCGTCGACGCGGCCGGCATCGAGCGGTTGCCATCCGGCCGTGACTGGTGGCTGCGGTAGCAGGCGTCAGCCTGAGAAACCGCCTTTGTCCAGGAATGCCTTTTCCTCTGCCGTGGTTTCGCGGCCAAGTATCCTGTTGCGGTGCGGAAAGCGGCCGAAGCGCTGGATGATGTCGCGGTGCTCTTCGGCGTATTTGAGATTGTCCGGCGCATTGGCCCGGGTGAGTTCCACCGACCTCTTCTGATCGGCGAGCAGTTCCGAATGTTCGAACGGCAGGTAGAGGAACACGCGGAACTCCGGTTCGAGCAGCCGATCCTGGCCGGCAATGACAGCTTTTTCAGCGAAATGCCTTGCCAGCGGGTCGGTGGCGTACATGTGGCCGGTGCCGCGAAAGCAATTGCGCGGAAACTGGTCGAGCAGGATCATCAGGGCCAGCGAGCCTTCGGCGTGATTTGACCAGTTATCGCACTCCCGCCGGGCGGCTGCATAGTGCAGGTCGAGAAACTGGTCGCGAAACGCGGTGTCGAAGGCGTCGCTCTTCTCGAACCAGGCATCCTCGCCGGCATCACGCCAGAATTTGGTGACCGACAGGGCTCTGCCATCCAATTCCATGCTTGTTTCCCTGTTCAATCGGCGGTTTCGGATTTGTGCAGAACGCCCGCCGTCTCTTCATTGAGGGCCTGGCCGGTGCGGCGCGGCTGGGTGAGGGGGGTGGGAATGGGCGTGCCGATATTGCCTCTCAGGAAACGTTGTCCGGCGCGAATGCCTTCGGCGAGCTGGGTTTCGAAACGGGCGGCGTCGCGGCGCCTGACGTCTTCGATCGTATCCGCGACCTCTTCGGGATCGACACCAAGCGACTCCAGGGCCGAGCCGCCGAAAACCAGTGCCGATTCGAAAGTCTCGCGCAGCTGGTAGTCGACGCCGACGCGGATGAGCTGCAGCGCGGTGCCCCGATCGAAGGCTCGGGCTAGGACGGTCAGCAAAGGAAACTCGGCCTTGACGAGTTCCGCGATGCGGACAGCGGCATCGGGTTTGTCTACGCAGATGAGCACGGCACGTGCCCGGCCGGCACCGGCGGCATGCAGGATGTCCAGCCGGGTGCCGTCGCCATAATAGACCTTGAAGCCGAAATCGGCTGCCGCCTGGATCATCTCCACGTCATTGTCGATGATCGATACGTCGATACCGCGCAGCAGCAGCGGCTGGCTGGCGATCTGGCCGAAACGGCCAAAGCCGATGACCAGCACGCTGCCGGTCAGGCCGTCGGCGACATCGACTCCGTCGAGTGACTGCTCGTCGCGCGGGGTGACGTACCGCAATGCGATGATCGCCAGGGGTGTAAGTACCATGGAGATAATGACGATCGCCGTCAGGGTAGCGTTGGCCTGGCTGTCGATGATGCCGACGGCAGCGGCGGCGGAATAGAGGACGAAGGCGAATTCGCCGCCCTGCGCCATAAAGACCGCGCGTTCGAGCGCTTCACGATGGCCTGTTCTGAGGATGCGGGCGACGATGTAGATGCCGAGAGCCTTCATCACCATGTAGGCGACGACATAGACGGCGATGAGCTTCCAGTTCGCCGCCACCACATGCAGGTCCAGCGACATGCCGACCGCAAGGAAGAAAAGGCCGAGCAGGATGCCGCGGAACGGCTCGATGTCGGCTTCGAGCTGATGGCGGAAGGTCGATTCGGACAGAAGAACGCCAGCCAGGAACGCGCCCATCGCCATCGATAGGCCGCTGAGCTGCATGGCAAGTGCCGATCCGAGCACGACCAGAAGTGCCGCGGCCGTCATCACCTCACGGGCACGGGCATCCGCCAGGATGCGGAAGAAAGGGTTGAGCAGATAGCGTCCGGCCAGCACAAGCCCGACAATCGCCGCAAGGCCGATGCCGACCTCGGTCAGCCGCTCCGACAGGCTGGTGTCGGCACCGCCGGGCGCCAGGAAGGCGATCAGGGCCAGCAGTGGCACGATGGTCAGATCTTCCAGAAGCAGGATGGAGACAATACGCTGGCCTTTCGGCGAGGCGATTTCGCCGCGCTCCTCGAGAAGCTGCATGACGATCGCCGTCGAGGTCAGCACGAAACCGGCGCCGGCGACGAAGGATTGCGAGACTGGAAAACCACCAGCCATTCCCACGCTGGTCAACAAGACGGCGCAGACCCCGACCTGAAGCGCACCGAGGCCGAAAATCTCGCGGCGCAGGCCCCACAGGCGCGACGGCTGCATTTCCAGTCCGATGATGAACAGGAACATGACGACGCCGAGTTCCGCGACATGGAGAATGGCACCGGACTCGGAAAAGATACGCAGGCCGAACGGGCCGATCACCACACCGGCTGCGAGATAGCCGAGAATGGAACCGAGGCCCATGCGCTTGAAGATGGGAACGGCGACGACACCCGCGGCGAGCAGCGCCACCACCTGAACCAGATCGCCGCCCGATGCCTCTGCCGCCATACCTGTCGTTCCGTTCGTTGGGACCGCAACACGTGCGGTCGGGACCAAGGCGCCAAGGCTGGTCGCCAGGGCAAAGAATAGGGGCTTCGGCGGGGATCGAACAGCCCGAATCCGGAGGGCTGGCGAGGTTGCAGCCGCGTTCCACAAGTTGAGGCGGACGCCGCGTTGCATCTTGCCGCAATCGGAGGTCGACGCCTGCAAGGCCTATGACGAGGTGACTGCAGCGATCAAGGGCTGACGCCCGGTTCGACTGTTGTGAAAGGCGGTAGTGATGGGCTGCCGCCTCCTTGTTTTGGCTATTGAGTAAGGCGCGATAAGCGCTCAGTTCGGCGCGATTGAGCCGACTTCGACGGCGTCGACGCGCTTCAGGCTCATGCCGATGACCGGCACCAACTGGTCCTGGACGCGGACCGCAACCGTCACGGTCATCGAATTATCGTCGGGAATGCGGGCCTGCATCACGCCGCGAAGCTGGTTGCGGTTGATGGTGAAGACCACCTTGCGGGAATCGACGACATTACCGCCGATGATGTCGAGGCCAGCACCGGCAGAACCGCCCATGAAGGAGCCCTTGTAATCGCGGCCCTTGCGCTCGATCTTGGCTGACATCGGCTGTGTGAACATGCCGACCCGGCAACCGCCATCGAGTGTCATGCCCATCTTGCCGTCGGGCGTGGAACCGGTGAAGCTGCAGTTGAATTTGGTGCCCTTGTACTTGCCGGCGACGATCTCGCCCGGGCCGACCCACTTGCCTTCTGCCGACTGGAAGAACTGCTTGTCCGGTTCCGCGGCGGAAGCCGCCGAGGCAATGCCGACGACTGCTGTGATCGCGGCCGCCAGGGGCAGGACGCTGGACAGAATTACGCTTTTCATCGACGATACCCGGCAACAACGAGGCTGTTTGAAACCAGTCCGACCATGAAGAATATTGGTTAATGCTTCGTCACTGCAAGCCTTCGAAACGGCAATCCGCTTACCATCCCCGATGAGCGGCACACTATTTGCCGGCGCCGGTCGTTTCGGTGTCTTTCCTGGCGGCGAATGATGTCAATGCCGACAGGAAATCGCCCAGCCCCGGACGCTTCGCGGCACTGAAGGGCAGGGGGCGTGCCGTCTCCATCGCCGCGATGCCGATGCGCGCCGTCATCATGCCGTTGACGACACCCTCACCAAGCTTGGCCGAGAGACGCGCCGCCAACCCGTGGCCGACGATCTGCTGGACAAAACTGTCGCCGACGGCGATCGAGCCGGTGACCGCCAGATGCGCCAGCACGCTGCGCGCCAGGCGAAAGAAACCCAGCGTTCCCGGCCGCCCGCCATAGAGTTCCGACAGGCGGCGAATGAGGCGTCCGGCCTCGAACACGACGTAGGCGACGTCGACGAGCGCACGGGGGCTCACCGCCGTCACCAGAGAGACGCGTTTGGCGGCCTCGAGAATCATCACCTTCGCCCTGGCATCGAGGGGGCCCAGAATTTCCGCTTCGGCCAGACGCACCAGATTGCCGCCGTCGATAATTTCGCCGCGCAACTCGGCCAGTGCGCGCCTGCCGGCAGCGGTCTCGGGCTTGGCCGCGACGAAAGCCGAAAGCTCGTCGACCACCGATCGTGCCGCCTTGGGATCGTCGCGCGCGATGGCATCGAGCGCCCGCTTTTGCAGTTTTTCGACTTCGACGAGGCGAGCGATCGCCAGGAATTCTCGGATCAGGATCACCGCGAGCGCCAGCACGGCGGTAGCAGCCATGCCGGCGGCCAGCCAGCCCAGCCATTCGGCGCGGGCGAAGAGATCGCGGATCAGCTGGTCGGTCCACAGGCCGACCGCCAGCGAAACCAGCACGCCCATGGCGCCGAAGAAGATGCTGCCAAGCAGCGAGCGTTTTCTGGAGCCGATCGCCGGCGGCGGTTCTGCGGTAATCATGTC
The genomic region above belongs to Mesorhizobium sp. B4-1-4 and contains:
- the folB gene encoding dihydroneopterin aldolase — encoded protein: MYVIRLKNCAFFARHGVLDEEETLGQRFYVDAVLSVEPGRALVDDAIGETVNYGIAFAVIEKIITGERRFLIEALAMEVAKALTERFPQIRKAEITVRKPNAPVPGVLDYVEVTVVWPE
- the folK gene encoding 2-amino-4-hydroxy-6-hydroxymethyldihydropteridine diphosphokinase, whose product is MSGPSNTVYLSLGGNLGDPAASMAAALRILDADAETRVTAVSSLYRTPPWGKLDQPDFLNAAAELSTRLSPRALLDLCLDAERRLKRVREERWGPRLIDIDILVFGDRVIHETGLEVPHPRMLERAFVLAPLVEIAPDLAVGGRGVSERLDAVDAAGIERLPSGRDWWLR
- a CDS encoding YcjF family protein; the protein is MTAPRKPAAFRIEPEAETRQQRQEAPGARQAEPPRKPRAMKADVALVIPAEIDVFGEPDMITAEPPPAIGSRKRSLLGSIFFGAMGVLVSLAVGLWTDQLIRDLFARAEWLGWLAAGMAATAVLALAVILIREFLAIARLVEVEKLQKRALDAIARDDPKAARSVVDELSAFVAAKPETAAGRRALAELRGEIIDGGNLVRLAEAEILGPLDARAKVMILEAAKRVSLVTAVSPRALVDVAYVVFEAGRLIRRLSELYGGRPGTLGFFRLARSVLAHLAVTGSIAVGDSFVQQIVGHGLAARLSAKLGEGVVNGMMTARIGIAAMETARPLPFSAAKRPGLGDFLSALTSFAARKDTETTGAGK
- a CDS encoding monovalent cation:proton antiporter-2 (CPA2) family protein codes for the protein MAAEASGGDLVQVVALLAAGVVAVPIFKRMGLGSILGYLAAGVVIGPFGLRIFSESGAILHVAELGVVMFLFIIGLEMQPSRLWGLRREIFGLGALQVGVCAVLLTSVGMAGGFPVSQSFVAGAGFVLTSTAIVMQLLEERGEIASPKGQRIVSILLLEDLTIVPLLALIAFLAPGGADTSLSERLTEVGIGLAAIVGLVLAGRYLLNPFFRILADARAREVMTAAALLVVLGSALAMQLSGLSMAMGAFLAGVLLSESTFRHQLEADIEPFRGILLGLFFLAVGMSLDLHVVAANWKLIAVYVVAYMVMKALGIYIVARILRTGHREALERAVFMAQGGEFAFVLYSAAAAVGIIDSQANATLTAIVIISMVLTPLAIIALRYVTPRDEQSLDGVDVADGLTGSVLVIGFGRFGQIASQPLLLRGIDVSIIDNDVEMIQAAADFGFKVYYGDGTRLDILHAAGAGRARAVLICVDKPDAAVRIAELVKAEFPLLTVLARAFDRGTALQLIRVGVDYQLRETFESALVFGGSALESLGVDPEEVADTIEDVRRRDAARFETQLAEGIRAGQRFLRGNIGTPIPTPLTQPRRTGQALNEETAGVLHKSETAD
- a CDS encoding DUF924 family protein, with protein sequence MELDGRALSVTKFWRDAGEDAWFEKSDAFDTAFRDQFLDLHYAAARRECDNWSNHAEGSLALMILLDQFPRNCFRGTGHMYATDPLARHFAEKAVIAGQDRLLEPEFRVFLYLPFEHSELLADQKRSVELTRANAPDNLKYAEEHRDIIQRFGRFPHRNRILGRETTAEEKAFLDKGGFSG
- the folP gene encoding dihydropteroate synthase, encoding MTARRWQLAHGRHLDLGRKAVVVGILNVTPDSFSDGGLFDTPETALGQARRMVGEGAGIIDVGGESTRPGFAAISASEEQARILPVIEALALSGEVLISVDTYRAETARLAVVAGAHIVNDVWGLQREPDIARVAAETGAGLIIMHTGRDREKLPDVIADQFVFLEKSLEIAREDGVADDHIVLDPGFGFAKETAEENLDLMARFSELHALGLPLMVGTSRKRFIGTVTGRDAADRAVGTAATSVILRLKGAHLFRVHDVAINVDALAVADAMLARDTAASARKSE